CCGACCAGGAATGCGTCGCCCTCGTCGTCCTCGACCAGGAGCACCCGCAGCTGCTCGGCCGGCGGCAGGCCGGGGTGCTGCCCCCGGCCCTCCAGCGGGTCGGGGCGGGACGCGACGGACCGACCGGCCAGGCCGGTCGCCCGGTGCGGCCGGGGCACCGCCGCCGCGAGGCGCGGGAGATCGCTGGTGATGTCGGCTCCTTCCGAGTGCCCTGCTGATCCTGTATCAGACAACGGTCCCATACAACACGACGACCCCGGCCCGGCCCTCGATGCCCGACTCAGGGGGAACAGCAAGGAACTAGAAGGACAATTCGGCTGGTGGCCCGCCGATTCGCCGTGGCGCACGTCTCACCGCCGGCCGGCGGGGGTGCAGGATGATGCCACCCCACCCGAGGAGTCACCGTGGCCGAACCTCCCACCCCGACCGTGGACCACGCGCCGGCCGGCGCACCGCCGCGCGTACCCGCCACCGACCGCACGCTCACCCGGCCCCGCCGGCGCCTCGTGGCCGCCGCGGCCACGCTGGTCGCGCTCGTCGCCGTCGGCGCCGCCGCCCTGATCGACCTGCGCACCCCCGCGCCACGGCCGCCCGACGCGCCGCCGGGCGAGTTCAGCGCCGCCCGGGCGTACGCGCACGTACAGGTCATCGCCGCCGGCGCCCACGTGGCCGGCAGCCCCGCCAACGACCAGGTCCGCGAGCACCTACTCGGGGTGCTGCGCGGTCTCGGCATGGAGACCGAGGTGCAGGACACCGTCGCCGCGGAGGCCGGCCAGCTCAGCGGGGCGGCCGGCGGCACCACCCTGGCCCGGGTGCGCAACGTGGTGGCCCGGCTGCCCGGCACCGACCCGACCGGGAAGGTCTTCCTCGTCGCCCACTACGACTCCGTGCAGTCCGGGCCCGGCGGCAACGACGACGCCGCGGGCACCTCGACGATCCTCGAAGTGGCCCGCGCGCTCACCGCCGGCCCGCCGCCCCGCAACGACGTCGTCTTCGTGTTCACCGACGCCGAGGAGGCGTGCCTGTGCGGCGCGTCCGCGTTCGCGTCGAGCCATCCACTGGCCGCGGGCGGCGGAGTCGTGCTCAACCTGGAGGCGCGCGGCAGCACCGGGCCGGTGATCATGTTCGAGACGTCCGAGCGGAACGCCGCACTCGTGGCGGCCTTCGGCAGGGCCGCGCCGCACCCGGTGGGCACCTCGTTCGCGGTCGAGATCTACCGTGCCCTGCCGAACGACACCGACTTCACCGCCTTCCTCGACGAGGCCGGCTTCGCCGGGCTGAACTCGGCCTACATCGACGGCGGGGCGATCTACCACACCCCGCTGGACGCCCCGGCCACGGTGGACCGGGGGAGCCTCCAGCACCACGGCGACAACACTCTCGCGCTGACCCGCGAGTTCGGCCGGGTCGACCTGGCCACCCTCGACGCCGGGCACGACGCCACCTACTTCCCCGTCCCCGGGGGACTGGTCCGCTACCCAGGCTGGCTGACGCTGCCGCTGGCGCTGATCGCGCTCGGTGGCGTTGTCGCGCTCGGCTGGCTCGCCCGGCGTCGGGGCCGGGCGACCGCCGGCCGGCTCGTCGCCGGCTTCGGACTGGCGCTGGTGCCGCTCGTGGTCGCTCCGCTCGCCGCCACCCTGCTCTGGGCCGGGGTCACCGCGGTGCGCCCCGGCTACGCCGGACTGCTCGACCCGTACCGGCCGACGTGGTATCGGCTCGCCGTGGTGGCACTCGCCGCCGCCGTCCTGTTCACCTGGTACGCGCTGACCCGCCGTCGGGTCGGTCCGGCCGCGCTGGCGATCGGCGCGCTCGGCTGGCTGGCCCTGTTCGGGGTGCTGCTCGCCGTGCTGGTGCCCGGCGGGGCGTACCTCGCGACCCTGCCGGCGCTGGCCGGCGCGCTGGCCGGGCTGGTCGCACTGGCCACCCGGATCGACGGCCCGTGGCCGGTGGTCGCGCAGACCCTGGCCGGCGCGGTGGCGGTGGTGCTCCTGCTGCCCACCGTCGTCCTGCTCTTCCCCGCGCTCGGTATGGACCTCGGCGGCGTCGCCGCGCTGGTCACGGTGCTCCTCGGCCTGGCCGCACTACCCGTGGTCGACCTGCTGCACCCGCCGGCCGACGGGCAGCATGGGCCGGTGGCCGTCCGGGCCCGCCGGCTGGGCGGGCTGCCGGCCGCCGCCGCGACGCTGGCGACGGTGGTGTTCGCCGGGATCGGGCTCGCCGTCGACCGGTTCGACGCCGGGCACCCCGTGCCCACCCACCTGATGTACGCACTCGACACCGACACCGGCCAGGCCCGCTGGCTCAGCCACGAGGCCGAGCCGCAGCCGTGGACGGACGGGTACGTCGACGGCCCGGTCTCGCTCGCCGCGGACTTCCCGATCTTCGGGGACGAGGAGTTGCTGGCCGGCCCGGCCCAGCCGGCCGACCTGCCCGCGCCGGCGCTGGACGTGCTGGCCGACACCACCGCCGGCAGCGAACGCACGCTGCGGCTGCGGCTCGCCCCGCAGCGCGCGGTCCGCCTGGCCACCCTGCACGTGGACACCGGCACGGCAACGGTCCTGCGCGCCGAGGTGGCCGGCCGGTCCGTACCGGTCGAGCCACGCGCCGGTCGCTGGGGTTTCGGGGTGGTCTTCCACGCCCCGCCGGCCGAGGGCGTCGAGGTGACGCTGACGGTGATCCCGCGGGCGGATCGGGTGGCGCTGCGGGTGATGGACGCCAGCGACGGTCTGGCCGCCCTTCCCGGCTTCCGCCCCCGCCCGCCCGACGTCAGCGTCGCGGGATCGCACAGCTCCGAGTTGCTCGCGGTCGCCCGCACCTACTCGCTCTGACCCCATTCCTGACCCCGCGATCACGTACCTTTTGCCTGGAACAGAACGGGGCCAAAGGGCGCGAACCGTAGAAACCACACGCGTGATCGCGGGGCCGGCGCTACTTCCAGCGGAAGTGGACGAAGAGTCGGCCGAAGTTCTTCGAGTCCTTCTCGACCCGGTGGTAGAGCTGCTTGACGTCCTTCTGCTCCAGGAACCGCAGCACCCGTTTCTTCAGCTG
The sequence above is a segment of the Micromonospora sp. WMMA1363 genome. Coding sequences within it:
- a CDS encoding M28 family peptidase, translating into MAEPPTPTVDHAPAGAPPRVPATDRTLTRPRRRLVAAAATLVALVAVGAAALIDLRTPAPRPPDAPPGEFSAARAYAHVQVIAAGAHVAGSPANDQVREHLLGVLRGLGMETEVQDTVAAEAGQLSGAAGGTTLARVRNVVARLPGTDPTGKVFLVAHYDSVQSGPGGNDDAAGTSTILEVARALTAGPPPRNDVVFVFTDAEEACLCGASAFASSHPLAAGGGVVLNLEARGSTGPVIMFETSERNAALVAAFGRAAPHPVGTSFAVEIYRALPNDTDFTAFLDEAGFAGLNSAYIDGGAIYHTPLDAPATVDRGSLQHHGDNTLALTREFGRVDLATLDAGHDATYFPVPGGLVRYPGWLTLPLALIALGGVVALGWLARRRGRATAGRLVAGFGLALVPLVVAPLAATLLWAGVTAVRPGYAGLLDPYRPTWYRLAVVALAAAVLFTWYALTRRRVGPAALAIGALGWLALFGVLLAVLVPGGAYLATLPALAGALAGLVALATRIDGPWPVVAQTLAGAVAVVLLLPTVVLLFPALGMDLGGVAALVTVLLGLAALPVVDLLHPPADGQHGPVAVRARRLGGLPAAAATLATVVFAGIGLAVDRFDAGHPVPTHLMYALDTDTGQARWLSHEAEPQPWTDGYVDGPVSLAADFPIFGDEELLAGPAQPADLPAPALDVLADTTAGSERTLRLRLAPQRAVRLATLHVDTGTATVLRAEVAGRSVPVEPRAGRWGFGVVFHAPPAEGVEVTLTVIPRADRVALRVMDASDGLAALPGFRPRPPDVSVAGSHSSELLAVARTYSL